Proteins co-encoded in one Bremerella sp. TYQ1 genomic window:
- a CDS encoding HAD family hydrolase, with amino-acid sequence MNLEQRCQAIELLLTDVDGVLTDGGVILNNEGVESKQFHIRDGLGFKLWRQAGFKCGLITGRNSQVVRLRAQELSMDIVRQGIHDKATVAEEVLSKFNLQPEQLAYVGDDLIDLGVIRLAGLGIAVADAAEEVKATADYVTQTPGGKGALREVIEMILKAKKVWNNIIQTY; translated from the coding sequence ATGAATCTGGAACAGCGATGCCAGGCGATCGAACTATTGTTGACCGATGTCGATGGTGTATTGACCGACGGCGGGGTCATATTGAACAACGAAGGCGTTGAGTCGAAGCAGTTTCACATCCGTGACGGTTTGGGATTCAAGCTGTGGCGGCAAGCAGGTTTTAAGTGTGGCCTGATTACTGGACGCAACTCGCAAGTAGTGCGGCTTCGAGCCCAAGAGCTGAGCATGGATATCGTCCGGCAAGGGATCCACGACAAAGCGACAGTGGCCGAGGAAGTACTTAGCAAGTTCAACCTGCAGCCAGAACAGTTAGCTTACGTCGGAGACGATTTGATCGACTTAGGCGTGATTCGACTGGCCGGACTTGGCATCGCCGTTGCGGATGCCGCTGAAGAAGTGAAAGCAACTGCCGACTACGTCACCCAGACGCCCGGCGGTAAAGGAGCCCTTCGCGAGGTTATCGAGATGATCCTCAAGGCGAAGAAAGTCTGGAATAACATCATTCAGACCTACTGA
- a CDS encoding serine/threonine-protein kinase, with protein sequence MIELSKLGPFALENRLGNDPSSHVFHGFHLKQKRQAVVCILPERYAENPRARRRLEKRSRQLMKMNHPNIVRYHGAGIDQGIPFFALDFVDGISLQQYLDQHGPLPWETVVEIGLQVCAALAAAHHMNIHHLDVRPAHILLSGDGLKDPRQPLKVQLTSFWADPRWRRSSLLLFPKDRQQYLSPEQFEDPQYVDDATDIFSLGCVLYEMITGKLPFNPLASGEERWKLPERPASLELDCPVWLDRVIMRMIEVMPDRRPSDIDAVAAGLRESQDAVARGMSAIEHALVGNNGRESIIDIGIDRSEAEKLLHKPRYQERGSFFNSRIFLGLALIVVVGALVWLLRPLNDAQLYAKAEPLMLTEDTTKWREAETNYIQPLLDRYPESEYAETAHGWIDMIHVERAEARLAISLRMGREFRSDAERRLANARGLEEAGNHLAAWHQYDKMLEELPDTTDNRPYHLIAQKEINLLQHLRVRSGVQQSSLNDFVLQAEEMILSGEVKEGREIFRRIISLYQEYPDGEGAVELAKSVLAKPISVNNGKEAAASKPRIAQGTDAQQEVRKPEMAAAEEDVDTSPAETTDTEPMEDASPAESDMTPAEEALDVDVSEVATPEAGPIESETPTKRAPLFPVNPGFSSGETQF encoded by the coding sequence ATGATTGAGCTATCCAAGTTAGGTCCATTTGCCCTGGAGAACCGCCTCGGCAATGACCCCTCCAGCCATGTGTTCCATGGCTTCCATCTAAAACAAAAACGCCAAGCGGTCGTTTGCATCCTGCCTGAACGATACGCAGAGAATCCTCGTGCTCGGCGGCGGCTCGAAAAGCGTAGTCGTCAGCTGATGAAGATGAATCACCCCAACATTGTCCGCTATCACGGCGCTGGCATCGATCAGGGGATTCCATTCTTTGCACTCGACTTTGTGGACGGTATCAGCCTTCAACAATATCTTGATCAGCATGGGCCACTGCCGTGGGAAACGGTGGTTGAGATTGGCCTGCAGGTTTGTGCCGCGCTCGCGGCCGCCCATCACATGAACATCCATCACCTTGATGTTCGCCCGGCCCACATCCTGCTTTCCGGCGATGGTCTGAAAGATCCACGCCAGCCGCTGAAAGTTCAGCTGACAAGTTTTTGGGCTGATCCTCGCTGGCGACGTTCTTCCTTGTTGCTCTTCCCGAAAGACCGACAGCAGTATCTCTCGCCAGAACAGTTTGAAGATCCACAGTACGTCGACGACGCCACCGATATCTTCTCGCTTGGCTGCGTTCTGTACGAAATGATCACCGGCAAATTGCCGTTCAACCCGCTCGCTTCGGGTGAAGAGCGTTGGAAACTGCCCGAACGCCCTGCGTCGCTGGAACTGGACTGTCCGGTTTGGCTCGATCGCGTCATCATGCGAATGATCGAAGTGATGCCTGACCGTCGCCCATCTGATATCGACGCGGTCGCCGCTGGTCTTCGCGAATCGCAAGACGCCGTCGCGCGAGGCATGAGCGCCATCGAACACGCGTTGGTTGGCAACAATGGACGCGAGAGCATCATCGATATCGGGATCGATCGGAGCGAGGCAGAAAAGCTTCTGCATAAGCCGAGATACCAGGAACGTGGCTCGTTCTTTAACAGCCGAATCTTCCTCGGTTTGGCGTTGATCGTGGTAGTTGGTGCACTGGTTTGGCTGCTTCGCCCGCTAAACGACGCTCAGCTTTACGCCAAAGCGGAACCGTTGATGCTGACCGAAGACACCACCAAGTGGCGCGAGGCGGAAACGAATTACATTCAACCGCTACTAGATCGCTATCCTGAAAGTGAGTATGCCGAAACAGCCCACGGCTGGATCGACATGATTCACGTAGAACGCGCCGAGGCTCGCTTGGCAATCAGCCTACGTATGGGACGCGAGTTCCGAAGCGATGCCGAGCGTCGTTTGGCCAATGCACGCGGCTTGGAAGAAGCCGGCAATCATCTTGCTGCGTGGCATCAATACGACAAGATGCTGGAAGAACTTCCTGATACCACCGACAACCGTCCCTATCATTTGATCGCCCAAAAAGAGATTAACCTTCTCCAGCATTTGCGTGTTCGAAGCGGCGTCCAGCAGTCTTCGCTGAACGACTTCGTTCTGCAAGCCGAAGAAATGATTCTCTCGGGCGAAGTGAAAGAAGGACGCGAGATCTTCCGTCGTATCATCTCGCTGTACCAGGAATATCCTGACGGGGAAGGGGCCGTCGAGCTTGCCAAAAGTGTGCTGGCGAAACCAATCTCCGTAAACAATGGCAAAGAAGCAGCCGCTTCCAAACCGCGTATCGCGCAGGGAACCGATGCCCAGCAAGAGGTTCGCAAGCCAGAAATGGCTGCGGCCGAAGAAGACGTTGACACATCGCCTGCCGAGACAACCGACACCGAACCGATGGAAGACGCATCTCCAGCCGAATCGGACATGACTCCGGCCGAGGAGGCACTGGACGTCGACGTTTCGGAAGTCGCGACGCCGGAAGCTGGTCCTATCGAGAGCGAAACACCGACCAAGCGAGCTCCTTTGTTCCCCGTGAATCCTGGCTTCTCGTCAGGTGAAACACAGTTCTAA
- a CDS encoding S9 family peptidase, with product MLLRLMVVLLVLIAGVVHVSAVFAQRLPRENLLLYRDATGQTRPVMSIDDWQQRRAEVVRGMQSVMGELPGDEKRCELEVELIEEIDCGSYVRRLIRYQSEPGCFVPAYLCVPKKALRSDADPVPGILCLHGTDNTIGHGTVVGLGRPNRNYAGELAERGFVTLAPNYPLLAKYQPDIEALGWQSGTLKGVWDNMRGIDLLETLPFVQQDRYGAIGHSLGGHGSVYTGVFDPRIAVVVSSCGLDSYVDYYDGNPDVWQNGRGWTQLRYMPRMADYRGKLESIPFDFHEMIGALAPRRVLIIAPLRDSNFRHESVDRIVRAAKPIYGLYGAEASLEVKHPDVQHDFPPEMREAAYAFLSKGLTSKP from the coding sequence ATGTTGCTTCGTTTGATGGTTGTGTTGTTGGTGCTGATCGCCGGCGTGGTGCATGTGTCGGCTGTCTTTGCACAGCGGTTGCCTCGTGAGAATCTTCTTTTGTATCGCGATGCGACAGGGCAGACGCGGCCGGTGATGTCGATCGATGACTGGCAGCAACGACGAGCCGAAGTGGTTCGCGGCATGCAGTCGGTGATGGGCGAGCTGCCGGGCGACGAGAAGCGATGCGAATTGGAAGTGGAACTGATCGAAGAGATCGATTGCGGTTCGTACGTGCGGCGTTTGATTCGGTATCAGTCGGAGCCTGGCTGCTTTGTGCCGGCTTACTTGTGCGTGCCGAAAAAGGCCCTTCGCAGCGATGCCGATCCGGTGCCAGGCATTCTTTGTTTGCATGGAACCGATAACACGATCGGCCATGGCACGGTGGTTGGCTTGGGTCGGCCGAATCGGAACTATGCCGGCGAGTTGGCCGAACGTGGTTTCGTGACGCTGGCGCCGAACTATCCGCTGTTGGCCAAGTATCAGCCTGACATCGAAGCACTCGGCTGGCAGAGCGGCACGCTGAAGGGGGTGTGGGACAACATGCGGGGGATCGACTTGCTGGAGACGCTTCCCTTCGTGCAGCAGGATCGTTACGGTGCGATCGGGCACTCGCTCGGCGGGCATGGCTCGGTGTACACGGGCGTTTTCGATCCGCGAATTGCCGTGGTGGTCAGTAGCTGCGGGCTCGACTCGTACGTCGATTATTACGACGGCAACCCTGACGTTTGGCAGAACGGAAGAGGATGGACGCAGCTGCGATACATGCCACGGATGGCCGACTATCGTGGCAAGCTGGAAAGCATTCCGTTCGACTTCCACGAAATGATCGGCGCGTTGGCCCCGCGCCGCGTGCTGATTATTGCTCCGCTGCGGGACAGCAATTTCCGCCATGAAAGCGTCGACCGAATCGTTCGCGCGGCGAAGCCGATCTATGGCCTCTACGGTGCCGAGGCATCGCTAGAGGTCAAACACCCCGACGTCCAACACGACTTCCCGCCCGAGATGCGGGAAGCGGCGTACGCGTTTCTCAGCAAGGGGCTTACCAGCAAGCCGTAA
- a CDS encoding GNAT family N-acetyltransferase, which produces MLRVLEINEPQDLSYVRCNWHRLWESTPGATFFQTLEWLQIYWKHFGEGKSLRVILVLEEQRLVGVVPLVVVNEPTRLGRVRVLTYPLADWGTHFSVLAENPQKTLSRALQHVQETPRNWDMIDLRWLAEEDMEINLTSSAMTEAGYSANPGVWKETAFVDFDGDWEDYLRARSPKLRSEIRRKLKKFDLTGRVHLERYRPKGKEAGDCDPRWDLYTQATAIAEKSWQGHSTTGTTISHRQIRAYIKSCHIAATELGMLDLAILHFDGRPVGFCYNYCSHGHIFGLRRGDAPKAREHGLGTVLTAMLIRDSFERGDVSLDMGPGSFEAKRRWMTRIATVGRMTHYPMLAPRAQILRLKHWWQSCRDRKTGRLRTTLEEKQGSV; this is translated from the coding sequence ATGCTTCGTGTTTTGGAAATTAACGAGCCGCAGGATTTGTCCTACGTGCGATGCAACTGGCATCGCTTGTGGGAATCGACTCCCGGCGCGACGTTCTTCCAGACCTTGGAATGGCTTCAAATCTATTGGAAGCACTTCGGAGAAGGTAAATCGCTGCGCGTCATCCTTGTATTGGAAGAGCAGCGACTTGTTGGGGTCGTACCTCTGGTTGTTGTGAACGAGCCGACACGTCTGGGGCGCGTTCGCGTTCTGACTTATCCACTGGCCGACTGGGGAACCCACTTCAGCGTGCTTGCTGAGAACCCTCAAAAGACATTAAGCCGTGCGCTTCAGCACGTTCAGGAAACTCCTCGAAACTGGGACATGATCGATCTGCGCTGGCTGGCAGAAGAAGACATGGAGATCAATCTGACCAGCAGCGCGATGACCGAAGCAGGCTACTCCGCGAACCCAGGAGTTTGGAAAGAAACGGCGTTCGTCGACTTCGACGGAGACTGGGAAGACTATTTGCGGGCACGCAGTCCAAAGCTGCGTAGCGAGATTCGCCGCAAGTTAAAGAAATTCGATCTTACCGGACGGGTTCATCTCGAGCGTTATCGACCCAAGGGCAAAGAAGCCGGGGACTGCGATCCTCGCTGGGATTTGTATACCCAAGCTACAGCAATCGCCGAGAAAAGCTGGCAAGGGCATTCAACCACAGGCACCACGATTTCGCATCGCCAGATTCGCGCCTACATTAAGTCCTGTCACATCGCTGCGACAGAACTAGGCATGCTCGACTTGGCCATCTTGCACTTCGATGGGCGACCAGTTGGATTCTGCTACAACTATTGCTCACACGGACATATCTTCGGACTGCGCCGTGGCGATGCTCCTAAAGCAAGAGAACATGGCCTGGGAACCGTGCTGACGGCCATGCTGATTCGCGATAGCTTCGAGCGAGGGGACGTATCGCTCGATATGGGGCCAGGCTCTTTTGAGGCCAAACGTCGCTGGATGACGCGAATTGCCACCGTTGGTCGCATGACACACTATCCGATGTTAGCTCCCCGCGCTCAGATTCTTCGACTGAAACATTGGTGGCAAAGCTGTCGCGACCGCAAGACCGGGCGTCTTCGCACGACGCTGGAAGAAAAGCAAGGAAGCGTTTGA
- a CDS encoding RNA polymerase sigma factor — protein sequence MENVVTSARGEDALSISESTARKYELQDPDVRLMLLVRDDDAAAFEELMLRYQRRVVTVLEHLTGKRDLAEDLAQDVFMRVYRSRKTYVPGSRFSTWLFTIVNNVASNARRSLARRKEVQVTNTVDQSGSQPANPMERIATAASGMMPTRQLDKSEMGSIVRQAIETLNERQRMAVLLSKFEEMSYADIAETMGMSVQAIKSLLSRARANLKEALQPYLQEGTVP from the coding sequence GTGGAAAACGTTGTCACGTCGGCTCGCGGAGAAGATGCCTTGTCGATTTCGGAATCGACTGCCCGAAAGTACGAACTGCAAGATCCGGATGTCCGGCTCATGCTGTTGGTGCGCGATGATGACGCCGCCGCGTTCGAAGAGCTCATGCTCCGTTACCAGCGCCGCGTGGTGACCGTGTTGGAACACCTCACCGGCAAACGAGATCTCGCCGAAGATCTGGCCCAAGATGTCTTCATGCGCGTTTACCGCTCGCGAAAGACTTACGTGCCCGGCTCGCGGTTTTCGACTTGGCTCTTCACCATCGTCAATAACGTCGCCAGCAATGCGCGGCGAAGCCTGGCAAGACGCAAAGAAGTCCAAGTCACCAACACCGTCGATCAGTCTGGCAGCCAGCCGGCGAACCCGATGGAACGCATTGCCACCGCGGCAAGTGGCATGATGCCGACCAGACAACTCGATAAGTCCGAGATGGGTTCGATCGTCCGCCAGGCCATCGAAACCCTCAACGAGCGGCAACGCATGGCCGTGCTGCTGTCGAAGTTCGAGGAAATGAGTTACGCCGATATCGCCGAAACGATGGGCATGTCGGTCCAAGCGATCAAGTCGTTGTTGTCCCGCGCCAGGGCCAACCTCAAAGAAGCCCTGCAACCCTACTTACAAGAAGGAACGGTTCCTTAA
- a CDS encoding DUF1549 domain-containing protein: protein MSRWQFIPVTFGLVLAFAAGSSAADKSNDYGIPQVAKINEQIRLGWEDYGITPSPEEIDTVWARRLFLDVLGRVPSVDELNEFQRDRSKDKKKALVDKLLYDEKYTEEYARNWTTIWTNVLIGRNGGTDNNSQISRPGMQKYLRDSFARNKPYDQMVKELVSATGANTPGMPGFNGAVNFYMDKLDENGVQATAKTAQIFLGMQVQCTQCHNHPFNEWKQEKFWNLNAFFRQTRARRGEMPAGGDDNMRAMTLSNVDFMGEGRNINNAEIYYELRNGLLKVAYPEFLDGQKIPTSGRVNEVNRRDELAKFITDSESLPEAIANRYWGHFLGYGFTKPVDDMGPHNRPTHPELISYLGEEVRGNSFNLKDLIRWIALSEAYGLSSRITKGNALDDPTVGEPPKFSHFYLRQMQAEQLYESLLVATEAHKTRGSYEAQEKKKSEWMQQFVTAFGTDEGDEATTFNGTIPQALMMFNGDLVMDAVSTKPGSFIHTMASEGRDGKEAINHLYMATVARRPTRNELQAANYLIGVHKGDMAKALQDVFWALLNSNEFILNH, encoded by the coding sequence ATGTCGCGCTGGCAATTTATTCCCGTCACTTTCGGCTTAGTGCTCGCATTTGCCGCGGGTTCGTCGGCCGCCGATAAGTCGAATGATTACGGCATCCCTCAGGTCGCAAAGATCAACGAACAGATTCGCCTGGGCTGGGAAGACTACGGAATCACCCCTTCACCGGAAGAAATCGACACCGTTTGGGCTCGTCGGCTGTTCTTAGACGTGCTGGGGCGTGTTCCTTCGGTTGATGAACTGAACGAATTTCAGCGTGATCGCTCGAAAGATAAGAAGAAGGCACTTGTCGACAAACTGCTCTACGACGAGAAGTACACCGAAGAGTACGCCCGAAACTGGACCACTATCTGGACGAACGTTCTGATCGGTCGTAATGGCGGAACGGATAACAACTCGCAGATCAGCCGTCCTGGCATGCAGAAGTACCTGCGTGACAGCTTTGCTCGTAACAAGCCATACGATCAAATGGTGAAAGAGCTTGTCAGTGCGACAGGGGCCAATACGCCTGGGATGCCTGGCTTCAACGGTGCGGTCAACTTCTATATGGATAAGCTGGACGAAAACGGCGTCCAGGCAACCGCCAAAACGGCACAGATCTTCTTGGGCATGCAGGTGCAATGCACGCAGTGCCATAACCATCCGTTCAACGAATGGAAGCAAGAGAAGTTCTGGAACCTGAATGCGTTCTTCCGTCAAACGCGAGCACGCCGTGGCGAGATGCCAGCCGGTGGCGACGACAACATGCGAGCAATGACGCTCAGCAATGTCGACTTCATGGGCGAAGGCCGTAACATCAACAATGCAGAAATCTACTACGAACTACGTAACGGTTTGCTGAAAGTCGCCTATCCAGAATTTCTGGATGGCCAAAAGATTCCAACCAGCGGTCGCGTGAACGAAGTGAACCGCCGTGATGAACTTGCGAAGTTCATCACCGACTCGGAAAGTCTGCCGGAAGCGATCGCGAATCGTTACTGGGGCCACTTCCTCGGTTATGGTTTCACCAAGCCTGTGGATGACATGGGACCGCACAATCGTCCTACTCATCCTGAACTGATCAGCTACTTGGGCGAAGAAGTTCGTGGAAACAGCTTTAACTTGAAGGACCTGATCCGTTGGATCGCGCTGAGCGAAGCGTATGGTCTTTCCAGCCGAATCACTAAGGGGAATGCCCTGGATGATCCGACGGTGGGTGAACCACCTAAGTTCAGTCATTTCTATCTGCGTCAGATGCAGGCCGAACAACTGTACGAATCGCTGCTTGTAGCCACCGAAGCTCACAAGACTCGCGGCAGCTACGAAGCTCAGGAAAAGAAGAAGAGCGAATGGATGCAGCAGTTCGTCACCGCTTTCGGCACCGACGAAGGGGACGAAGCGACGACGTTCAACGGTACCATTCCTCAAGCGCTCATGATGTTCAATGGCGACTTGGTCATGGACGCTGTGAGCACCAAGCCTGGTAGCTTCATCCACACGATGGCTTCCGAAGGCCGCGATGGCAAGGAAGCGATTAATCACTTGTACATGGCAACGGTCGCTCGACGTCCGACACGCAACGAGCTGCAAGCTGCTAACTACTTGATTGGCGTTCATAAGGGCGACATGGCCAAAGCATTGCAAGATGTCTTCTGGGCCCTGCTGAACAGCAACGAGTTCATTTTGAATCACTAA
- a CDS encoding SIS domain-containing protein, whose amino-acid sequence MSSPIRREETSLPRAHWIEHGQATIRHEADVMLRVADALDDRFATAVEMVLRCPGDVIISGIGKAGHVGTKLAATFASTGTRSHFLHPAEAIHGDLGRVGEQDIVIMLSQSGETEEVVRLLPMIHGLGASLIAITSSAENTLGKAATVVLELGGITEACPLNLAPTASTAAMLAMGDALAMTVSQHRGFRPEDFARYHPGGSLGRKLAFVEEKMRPLAQCRVASDKLSIRDVFQKVRVTGRRTGAVMLVDNAGRLSGIFTDSDLARLFERDDLVDIHAPISTVMTTHPKTTIIGTRFQAALNRLANEKISELPVIDADGRPLGMLDVTDMVGQVPRDEDSSTGQAERPTLKIRYPNQDEREA is encoded by the coding sequence ATGAGTTCGCCCATTCGTCGGGAAGAAACCTCCCTGCCCCGTGCTCATTGGATTGAGCATGGCCAAGCTACGATTCGCCACGAAGCAGACGTCATGCTGCGCGTCGCGGATGCGCTTGACGATCGATTTGCTACGGCAGTCGAAATGGTGCTGCGTTGCCCCGGGGATGTGATCATCAGCGGCATCGGCAAAGCAGGTCATGTCGGAACGAAGCTGGCGGCCACTTTTGCATCGACAGGAACACGCAGTCACTTTCTTCATCCGGCCGAAGCGATTCATGGTGACCTGGGACGCGTTGGCGAACAAGACATTGTGATCATGTTGTCGCAAAGTGGCGAAACCGAAGAAGTCGTACGCTTGCTGCCGATGATCCACGGGTTGGGGGCTTCGCTGATTGCCATTACTTCGTCGGCCGAAAACACCTTGGGCAAAGCAGCGACAGTCGTCTTGGAATTGGGTGGCATTACGGAAGCTTGCCCGCTGAATTTAGCACCCACGGCAAGTACTGCCGCTATGTTGGCGATGGGCGACGCGTTGGCGATGACAGTCAGTCAGCATCGCGGTTTTCGTCCCGAAGACTTTGCCCGTTATCACCCCGGCGGAAGTCTTGGCCGTAAGTTGGCTTTCGTTGAAGAAAAGATGCGCCCGCTGGCTCAGTGTCGCGTTGCTTCCGATAAGCTTTCGATTCGCGACGTCTTCCAAAAGGTGCGCGTTACCGGGCGACGTACCGGAGCGGTGATGCTGGTCGACAACGCCGGGCGACTATCTGGGATCTTCACCGATAGCGATTTGGCGAGGCTCTTTGAACGAGACGACCTGGTCGATATTCATGCTCCGATTTCAACGGTGATGACAACGCACCCCAAGACCACCATCATCGGAACTCGATTTCAGGCGGCACTCAACCGCCTGGCGAATGAAAAAATCAGCGAGTTGCCGGTGATTGACGCCGACGGTCGGCCTCTTGGTATGTTGGATGTGACGGATATGGTGGGTCAGGTTCCTCGCGACGAAGATTCGTCGACGGGGCAAGCCGAACGACCGACCCTCAAAATTCGTTATCCGAACCAAGACGAACGAGAGGCGTAG
- a CDS encoding DUF1501 domain-containing protein: protein MSMTPQGMTRRHFMSHMAGASAMVAPSLMMGSAIQANAQELKKRGKSCIMLWMGGGPSTMDLWDLKPGTNTGGPFRPISTKGDVQISEHLPKVAQVMDNLSIVRSMSTREADHGRGRYYMHTGYVPNPNIEHPSYGSVIAHELASDHNELEIPPFVSVGGGSVGPGFLGMSWAPFTVSSSGQVRNLGMKGWGDETLQSRLSMLQMIERGFVSQDRGQAAMDHAKILDKTVKLMTSDQMKAFKVMEEPEEMKELYGNDGFGRGCLLARRLVEAGVPFIEVDLGGWDNHQNIFNTLSDNKLPVLDRAMSALVTDLKQRGLLESTTIVWMGEFSRTPRINGNTGRDHWARSWSTVVGGGGINGGIAVGATSSDGTRVETEPYSSEDLMATVCRAMGISLDTTFTSKSGRPMKIANGGKVIKELVA, encoded by the coding sequence ATGAGTATGACTCCTCAGGGGATGACCCGACGTCACTTCATGTCTCACATGGCTGGTGCTTCCGCAATGGTTGCTCCGTCGCTGATGATGGGAAGTGCCATTCAGGCCAACGCCCAAGAATTGAAGAAACGCGGCAAGAGCTGCATCATGCTGTGGATGGGTGGTGGTCCAAGCACGATGGACTTGTGGGACTTGAAGCCTGGTACGAACACCGGCGGTCCTTTCCGTCCCATCAGCACCAAGGGCGACGTGCAGATCTCGGAACACCTTCCGAAGGTCGCCCAGGTGATGGATAACCTCTCGATCGTTCGCTCGATGAGCACGCGTGAAGCGGATCACGGTCGTGGTCGTTACTACATGCACACCGGCTACGTTCCTAATCCAAACATCGAGCACCCAAGCTACGGTTCGGTGATCGCTCACGAATTGGCCAGCGACCACAACGAATTGGAAATTCCTCCATTCGTCTCCGTTGGTGGTGGTAGTGTCGGTCCAGGCTTCCTCGGAATGTCGTGGGCACCGTTCACTGTCAGCAGCAGCGGTCAGGTTCGTAACCTGGGTATGAAGGGCTGGGGCGATGAAACGCTGCAAAGCCGCTTGAGCATGCTGCAAATGATCGAACGTGGTTTCGTCAGCCAAGATCGCGGTCAGGCTGCCATGGATCATGCAAAGATCCTGGACAAGACCGTCAAGCTGATGACCAGCGATCAGATGAAGGCCTTCAAGGTGATGGAAGAGCCGGAAGAAATGAAGGAACTGTACGGTAACGATGGCTTCGGCCGTGGTTGCTTGCTGGCTCGACGTTTGGTCGAAGCAGGCGTTCCGTTCATCGAAGTTGACCTGGGCGGTTGGGATAACCACCAGAACATCTTCAACACCCTTTCCGACAACAAGCTGCCGGTTCTCGATCGTGCGATGAGCGCGTTGGTGACCGACCTCAAGCAGCGTGGCTTGCTCGAAAGCACCACGATCGTGTGGATGGGTGAATTCAGCCGTACCCCACGTATCAACGGCAACACCGGTCGTGACCACTGGGCTCGCAGCTGGAGCACGGTCGTCGGTGGTGGTGGTATCAACGGCGGTATCGCTGTCGGTGCGACCAGCTCGGATGGTACTCGCGTCGAAACGGAACCATACAGCTCGGAAGACCTGATGGCTACGGTTTGCCGTGCAATGGGTATCTCGCTTGATACAACGTTCACCAGCAAGAGCGGTCGTCCGATGAAGATCGCCAATGGTGGCAAAGTTATCAAGGAATTGGTCGCCTAG
- a CDS encoding anti-sigma factor: protein MTDPTAHPDATTEMDELLAAYLDNELSDSERAMVETRLAEDEAFRSRLDELDRAWDMLDSLPKADLDDEKFVRTTVEMITVAASQEIQQFEQQKKRTATIRQIGIALGIVALVGMGYMLTQWRLTRPDRVLVENLPVIENVDEFERIDNIEFLESLRKEGLFTGETSDES from the coding sequence ATGACTGATCCCACCGCACATCCCGACGCCACTACCGAGATGGACGAGCTGTTAGCCGCCTATCTCGACAACGAGCTTTCCGACTCGGAAAGAGCGATGGTCGAAACGCGCCTCGCCGAGGACGAAGCGTTCCGTAGTCGCTTGGACGAACTCGATCGCGCGTGGGACATGCTCGACTCGCTTCCCAAAGCCGACCTGGACGACGAAAAGTTCGTTCGTACCACCGTCGAGATGATCACTGTTGCCGCCTCGCAAGAGATCCAACAGTTCGAGCAACAGAAGAAACGCACAGCCACGATTCGTCAAATTGGTATCGCCCTGGGAATCGTTGCCTTGGTCGGCATGGGCTACATGCTCACGCAGTGGCGACTCACGCGGCCTGATCGAGTCCTTGTCGAGAACCTGCCGGTGATCGAAAACGTCGACGAGTTCGAGCGTATCGACAATATCGAGTTCCTCGAGTCGCTCCGCAAAGAAGGCCTCTTCACGGGAGAAACCAGCGATGAATCGTAA